A window of Helicoverpa armigera isolate CAAS_96S chromosome 30, ASM3070526v1, whole genome shotgun sequence contains these coding sequences:
- the LOC110381573 gene encoding phenoloxidase-activating factor 2 isoform X2, translated as MRVLIAAAFLMLARAQSTIDPNILAGIFGTPPTPAPNYGGSTTQRLEDITVKPTEGPTTHVDENGKSCQCVPYYLCDANNVGVDVNNASVTGWGVLDIRFGEDDNQRQCQESVEVCCSVPRDPADVPKPDPKPKPGHPLGCGYRNPKGLGGITITGNTGGETQFGEFPWVVAVMSQNGSYAGVGVLIHPQVVMTAAHIAFKFGSNLIQNLKIRAGEWDTQTTKEIYPFQERTVQDYYINENFMPKSLKNDVALLLLESPVEISEHINVICMPEQDEVFDSHKNCVANGWGKSHFELHDRYAVILKKVEVDMVPNTRCNALLKRTRLGHNFQLHRSFVCAGGEEGKDTCQGDGGAPLACPIGNNRYKLTGLVAWGIGCGQKDVPAVYVNVPLFRSWVDDKMARWGMEATSYRISNVD; from the exons ATGCGTGTCCTCATAGCGGCAGCATTCCTGATGCTGGCCAGAGCACAGTCGACCATTGATCCGAATATACTGGCTGGCATCTTCGGAACACCCCCAACACCGGCCCCCAATTACGGGGGCTCTACTACACAGAGACTTGAAGAT ataACAGTAAAACCGACTGAAGGGCCGACCACACACGTAGATGAGAACGGCAAAAGTTGTCAATGTGTCCCCTACTATTTGTGTGACGCGAACAACGTGGGAGTCGATGTGAACAACGCTAGTGTCACTGGATGGGGCGTTTTGGATATTAG GTTCGGAGAAGATGACAACCAGCGCCAATGTCAGGAGAGTGTGGAAGTATGCTGCTCAGTCCCCAGAGACCCCGCTGATGTGCCCAAGCCTGACCCCAAGCCTAAACCTGGTCATCCTCTGGGCTGTGGTTACCGCAACCCTAAGGGATTGGGTGGGATCACTATTACTGGTAATACT GGTGGTGAGACCCAATTCGGCGAGTTTCCCTGGGTGGTGGCGGTGATGAGTCAGAACGGGTCCTACGCTGGAGTCGGCGTGTTGATACACCCTCAAGTTGTGATGACGGCCGCCCATATTGCTTTCAA GTTTGGATCCAATTTGATACAAAATCTAAAGATCAGAGCTGGTGAATGGGACACACAGACAACTAAGGAAATATACCCATTCCAAGAGAGAACCGTACAAGactattatattaatgaaa ATTTCATGCCAAAAAGCCTGAAGAATGACGTTGCCCTGTTACTACTGGAGTCGCCAGTGGAAATATCAGAACACATCAACGTCATCTGCATGCCTGAACAAGATGAAGTCTTTGACAGTCATAAGAACTGTGTGGCTAATGGGTGGGGGAAGAGTCATTTTG AACTCCACGACCGTTACGCCGTGATCCTCAAGAAGGTGGAAGTCGACATGGTACCGAACACCAGGTGTAACGCTCTGCTGAAGAGGACCAGGCTGGGACATAACTTCCAGCTTCATAGGAGCTTTGTTTGCGCTGGGGGGGAGGAGGGGAAGGATACTTGTCAG GGTGACGGTGGCGCCCCCCTAGCCTGCCCTATCGGCAACAACAGATACAAATTAACAGGCCTAGTAGCCTGGGGTATCGGCTGTGGCCAGAAGGATGTACCAGCGGTCTACGTCAATGTACCACTCTTCAGATCCTGGGTCGACGATAAAATGGCCCGCTGGGGTATGGAAGCTACCTCTTACAGGATATCAAATGTAGactaa
- the LOC110381573 gene encoding phenoloxidase-activating factor 2 isoform X1 encodes MRVLIAAAFLMLARAQSTIDPNILAGIFGTPPTPAPNYGGSTTQRLEDVDQETRMKAQTNGHPTLKTSVLVEIFGTPPPPPLGPGTKRNEDITVKPTEGPTTHVDENGKSCQCVPYYLCDANNVGVDVNNASVTGWGVLDIRFGEDDNQRQCQESVEVCCSVPRDPADVPKPDPKPKPGHPLGCGYRNPKGLGGITITGNTGGETQFGEFPWVVAVMSQNGSYAGVGVLIHPQVVMTAAHIAFKFGSNLIQNLKIRAGEWDTQTTKEIYPFQERTVQDYYINENFMPKSLKNDVALLLLESPVEISEHINVICMPEQDEVFDSHKNCVANGWGKSHFELHDRYAVILKKVEVDMVPNTRCNALLKRTRLGHNFQLHRSFVCAGGEEGKDTCQGDGGAPLACPIGNNRYKLTGLVAWGIGCGQKDVPAVYVNVPLFRSWVDDKMARWGMEATSYRISNVD; translated from the exons ATGCGTGTCCTCATAGCGGCAGCATTCCTGATGCTGGCCAGAGCACAGTCGACCATTGATCCGAATATACTGGCTGGCATCTTCGGAACACCCCCAACACCGGCCCCCAATTACGGGGGCTCTACTACACAGAGACTTGAAGAT GTAGACCAAGAGACCAGGATGAAAGCACAAACAAACGGTCATCCTACTCTAAAGACCTCGGTTCTGGTGGAGATCTTCGGAACTCCTCCCCCCCCACCTCTCGGCCCCGGGACGAAACGTAACGAAGAC ataACAGTAAAACCGACTGAAGGGCCGACCACACACGTAGATGAGAACGGCAAAAGTTGTCAATGTGTCCCCTACTATTTGTGTGACGCGAACAACGTGGGAGTCGATGTGAACAACGCTAGTGTCACTGGATGGGGCGTTTTGGATATTAG GTTCGGAGAAGATGACAACCAGCGCCAATGTCAGGAGAGTGTGGAAGTATGCTGCTCAGTCCCCAGAGACCCCGCTGATGTGCCCAAGCCTGACCCCAAGCCTAAACCTGGTCATCCTCTGGGCTGTGGTTACCGCAACCCTAAGGGATTGGGTGGGATCACTATTACTGGTAATACT GGTGGTGAGACCCAATTCGGCGAGTTTCCCTGGGTGGTGGCGGTGATGAGTCAGAACGGGTCCTACGCTGGAGTCGGCGTGTTGATACACCCTCAAGTTGTGATGACGGCCGCCCATATTGCTTTCAA GTTTGGATCCAATTTGATACAAAATCTAAAGATCAGAGCTGGTGAATGGGACACACAGACAACTAAGGAAATATACCCATTCCAAGAGAGAACCGTACAAGactattatattaatgaaa ATTTCATGCCAAAAAGCCTGAAGAATGACGTTGCCCTGTTACTACTGGAGTCGCCAGTGGAAATATCAGAACACATCAACGTCATCTGCATGCCTGAACAAGATGAAGTCTTTGACAGTCATAAGAACTGTGTGGCTAATGGGTGGGGGAAGAGTCATTTTG AACTCCACGACCGTTACGCCGTGATCCTCAAGAAGGTGGAAGTCGACATGGTACCGAACACCAGGTGTAACGCTCTGCTGAAGAGGACCAGGCTGGGACATAACTTCCAGCTTCATAGGAGCTTTGTTTGCGCTGGGGGGGAGGAGGGGAAGGATACTTGTCAG GGTGACGGTGGCGCCCCCCTAGCCTGCCCTATCGGCAACAACAGATACAAATTAACAGGCCTAGTAGCCTGGGGTATCGGCTGTGGCCAGAAGGATGTACCAGCGGTCTACGTCAATGTACCACTCTTCAGATCCTGGGTCGACGATAAAATGGCCCGCTGGGGTATGGAAGCTACCTCTTACAGGATATCAAATGTAGactaa
- the LOC110381569 gene encoding dipeptidyl peptidase 9 isoform X2 → METDIMEVRGAGDGAAAVEYVRPPSKRYSWAEVRQAVHDLRKELSCLSTMVPIAISFRKLGNGKTRIYFLRNPQNGWEITLLYTDVLPSQQPNNSRLDWKPLIESNVALGVTSGKWSREEQLLWERQRVAAWGIASYELHQATGRIMFPCASSLFVADEGLSQSPPLVPRSLNTGGGAPLTPAMCPRAPDLVAHAARGDIWLAGGQLRRPTRLTYACKGHEPDRLADDPRQAGVPCYVTQEEFSRYTGFWWQPQAEDDVFRIVYEEVDESEVKIYSFPSSQTTSGEVEEFRFPRAGTPNAKSSLKMVTFRLQKAAPTTVLDYYQEGAAEHSGESTNGCMEVTDIRWYELRQPLKETFPWFEYLARVGWTPCGQYVWVQLLDRKQQRLELVLIPLSQFCTPSRYDTDDAPTVRHEPVISDQAIQDIQILVSETAPDAWINVHDILYFLPSNGLEMNFIWASEESGHLHLYLVTCALIQKSTAQNRSVIEMITEDESNAVGPNMISKEPITAGEWEVMARKIWVDVGRQLVYFVGLRETPLERHLYAAPLAPPRPHAVTLLTSVGHSCAVDIDEDCTMAVITSSNISSVPVTRVYRITTSPPRLLVQGTITDRPPSESLEIRSFNGSWDSRSGDGDDTDSETGSLIRERSLSISEIPAPTIYETRLSCGATAYCTLWRCGRPGRSPTVLHVYGGPEVQTVTNSYKGIRQLRMHMLAARGFNVVAVDSRGSKHRGRAWEAAIKGKLGQIELDDQVEVLQWLAKETGCIDMERVAIHGWSYGGYLSLLALATRPAVFRVCVAGAPVTCWRLYDTAYTERYMGSPARSPHAYTRASVLAHAPFFPDQEGRLLIIHGLADENVHFCHTAALTAELVRLGKPHRVQVYPGERHSLRAMHAAKHYEATLLHFLHENL, encoded by the exons ATGGAAACTGATATTATGGAGGTGAGAGGGGCTGGAGACGGGGCTGCGGCCGTGGAGTATGTCCGACCTCCTTCGAAACGATACTCCTGGGCTGAAGTAAGACAGGCCGTACACGATTTAAGAAAGGAATTATCATGCCTATCGACAATGGTCCCGATTGCTATAAGTTTTCGTAAATTAGGCAATGGGAAGACCAGGATATATTTTTTGAGGAACCCACAGAATGGCTGGGAGATCACGTTGCTGTATACTGATGTTTTGCCTTCACAACAGCCAAATAACTCAAG ATTAGACTGGAAACCTCTAATAGAGTCGAACGTGGCTCTCGGAGTGACATCAGGCAAGTGGTCAAGAGAGGAACAGCTTCTATGGGAACGCCAGAGAGTAGCAGCATGGGGCATAGCCTCCTATGAACTGCATCAGGCGACAGGACGCATCATGTTTCCCTGTGCTTCCTCGCTGTTTGTGGCTGATGAGGGACTTAGTCAG TCACCCCCCCTAGTTCCCCGTTCCCTCAACACGGGAGGGGGGGCTCCTCTCACCCCGGCGATGTGTCCCCGAGCCCCCGACCTGGTGGCTCACGCGGCGAGGGGTGATATCTGGCTCGCTGGGGGGCAGCTGAGGCGTCCTACTAGACTTACGTATGCTTGTAAGGGACATGAACCTGATCG GTTAGCAGACGACCCCCGGCAGGCCGGAGTGCCATGCTACGTGACCCAGGAGGAGTTCTCAAGATACACGGGTTTCTGGTGGCAACCACAGGCTGAAG ATGATGTGTTCAGAATAGTGTACGAGGAGGTGGACGAGAGCGAAGTCAAGATCTACAGCTTCCCGTCTTCGCAGACCACCAGCGGAGAAGTTGAGGAGTTCAG ATTCCCTCGCGCCGGTACACCCAACGCCAAGTCCTCGCTGAAGATGGTCACGTTCAGATTGCAGAAGGCGGCTCCCACCACAGTCCTGGACTATTATCAGGAGGGGGCTGCTGAACACT CTGGTGAATCAACAAATGGCTGTATGGAAGTGACGGATATCCGGTGGTATGAGTTACGCCAGCCGCTGAAGGAAACCTTCCCCTGGTTCGAGTACCTGGCCAGGGTCGGCTGGACACCTTGCGGACAGTA TGTCTGGGTGCAACTCCTAGACCGTAAGCAACAGCGATTGGAGCTGGTATTAATACCGCTGTCACAGTTCTGTACTCCGTCCCGATATGACACAGATGACGCGCCTACTGTGAGGCACGAGCCGGTGATTAGTGATCAG gCAATCCAAGACATCCAGATCTTAGTATCAGAAACGGCTCCAGACGCTTGGATCAACGTCCACGATATTCTATATTTTCTACCATCAAACGGCTTAGAAATGAACTTTATTTGGGCGAGCGAAGAAAGCGGACATTTACACCTATATTTAGTCACTTGTGCTCTAATACAGAAGAGTACTGCGCAGAATAGAT CCGTCATAGAAATGATAACGGAAGACGAGAGCAACGCCGTAGGACCGAACATGATCAGCAAAGAGCCAATCACGGCTGGCGAGTGGGAGGTCATGGCGAGAAAGATATGG GTAGACGTGGGTCGGCAGCTGGTATACTTCGTGGGTCTGCGCGAGACGCCGCTCGAGCGACATCTGTAcgccgcgccgctcgcgccgccGCGACCCCATGCGGTGACGTTGCTGACCAGCGTGGGGCATTCTTGTGCTGTCGATATTGATGAG GACTGCACAATGGCAGTGATAACATCTTCGAACATAAGCAGTGTGCCCGTAACGAGGGTATACAGGATCACCACGTCACCACCGCGCTTACTGGTGCAGGGCACCATCACTGATAGACCTCCTTCAG AATCTCTGGAGATACGAAGTTTCAACGGTTCGTGGGACAGCCGGTCCGGTGACGGAGACGATACGGATAGCGAAACCGGATCCTTAATCAGAG AACGTTCACTCAGCATATCAGAGATCCCGGCGCCCACAATATACGAGACCCGTCTGTCTTGCGGCGCCACCGCGTACTGTACACTGTGGCGCTGCGGCCGCCCGGGGCGGAGCCCTACCGTGCTGCACGTGTACGGGGGCCCCGAGGTGCAGACTGTCACTAATAGTTATAAG GGTATCAGACAGCTTCGCATGCATATGCTGGCGGCGCGAGGGTTCAACGTGGTGGCGGTAGACTCGAGAGGGTCCAAGCACCGCGGACGAGCCTGGGAGGCTGCTATCAAAGGGAAGTTAGGACAGATCGAGTTGGATGATCAG GTGGAAGTTTTACAATGGTTGGCTAAAGAGACCGGTTGTATAGACATGGAGAGAGTCGCCATCCACGGTTGGAGTTACG GTGGCTACCTATCCCTGCTGGCGCTGGCGACGCGGCCGGCGGTGTTCCGCGTGTGCGTGGCGGGCGCGCCGGTGACGTGCTGGCGCCTGTACGACACCGCCTACACCGAGCGGTACATGGGCAGCCCCGCCCGCTCCCCGCACGCCTACACCCGCGCCTCCGTGCTGGCACACGCGCCCTTCTTCCCCGACCA GGAAGGTCGTCTGCTGATCATCCACGGCTTGGCGGACGAGAACGTCCACTTCTGTCACACGGCCGCGCTCACGGCCGAGCTCGTCCGCCTCGGGAAACCGCATCGAGTGCAG GTATACCCGGGAGAAAGGCACTCTCTCAGAGCGATGCACGCCGCCAAACATTACGAAGCTACCCTACTACACTTCTTACACGAAAATCTATAA
- the LOC110381569 gene encoding dipeptidyl peptidase 9 isoform X1: METDIMEVRGAGDGAAAVEYVRPPSKRYSWAEVRQAVHDLRKELSCLSTMVPIAISFRKLGNGKTRIYFLRNPQNGWEITLLYTDVLPSQQPNNSRLDWKPLIESNVALGVTSGKWSREEQLLWERQRVAAWGIASYELHQATGRIMFPCASSLFVADEGLSQSPPLVPRSLNTGGGAPLTPAMCPRAPDLVAHAARGDIWLAGGQLRRPTRLTYACKGHEPDRLADDPRQAGVPCYVTQEEFSRYTGFWWQPQAEDDVFRIVYEEVDESEVKIYSFPSSQTTSGEVEEFRFPRAGTPNAKSSLKMVTFRLQKAAPTTVLDYYQEGAAEHSGESTNGCMEVTDIRWYELRQPLKETFPWFEYLARVGWTPCGQYVWVQLLDRKQQRLELVLIPLSQFCTPSRYDTDDAPTVRHEPVISDQAIQDIQILVSETAPDAWINVHDILYFLPSNGLEMNFIWASEESGHLHLYLVTCALIQKSTAQNRSVIEMITEDESNAVGPNMISKEPITAGEWEVMARKIWVDVGRQLVYFVGLRETPLERHLYAAPLAPPRPHAVTLLTSVGHSCAVDIDEDCTMAVITSSNISSVPVTRVYRITTSPPRLLVQGTITDRPPSAESLEIRSFNGSWDSRSGDGDDTDSETGSLIRERSLSISEIPAPTIYETRLSCGATAYCTLWRCGRPGRSPTVLHVYGGPEVQTVTNSYKGIRQLRMHMLAARGFNVVAVDSRGSKHRGRAWEAAIKGKLGQIELDDQVEVLQWLAKETGCIDMERVAIHGWSYGGYLSLLALATRPAVFRVCVAGAPVTCWRLYDTAYTERYMGSPARSPHAYTRASVLAHAPFFPDQEGRLLIIHGLADENVHFCHTAALTAELVRLGKPHRVQVYPGERHSLRAMHAAKHYEATLLHFLHENL, from the exons ATGGAAACTGATATTATGGAGGTGAGAGGGGCTGGAGACGGGGCTGCGGCCGTGGAGTATGTCCGACCTCCTTCGAAACGATACTCCTGGGCTGAAGTAAGACAGGCCGTACACGATTTAAGAAAGGAATTATCATGCCTATCGACAATGGTCCCGATTGCTATAAGTTTTCGTAAATTAGGCAATGGGAAGACCAGGATATATTTTTTGAGGAACCCACAGAATGGCTGGGAGATCACGTTGCTGTATACTGATGTTTTGCCTTCACAACAGCCAAATAACTCAAG ATTAGACTGGAAACCTCTAATAGAGTCGAACGTGGCTCTCGGAGTGACATCAGGCAAGTGGTCAAGAGAGGAACAGCTTCTATGGGAACGCCAGAGAGTAGCAGCATGGGGCATAGCCTCCTATGAACTGCATCAGGCGACAGGACGCATCATGTTTCCCTGTGCTTCCTCGCTGTTTGTGGCTGATGAGGGACTTAGTCAG TCACCCCCCCTAGTTCCCCGTTCCCTCAACACGGGAGGGGGGGCTCCTCTCACCCCGGCGATGTGTCCCCGAGCCCCCGACCTGGTGGCTCACGCGGCGAGGGGTGATATCTGGCTCGCTGGGGGGCAGCTGAGGCGTCCTACTAGACTTACGTATGCTTGTAAGGGACATGAACCTGATCG GTTAGCAGACGACCCCCGGCAGGCCGGAGTGCCATGCTACGTGACCCAGGAGGAGTTCTCAAGATACACGGGTTTCTGGTGGCAACCACAGGCTGAAG ATGATGTGTTCAGAATAGTGTACGAGGAGGTGGACGAGAGCGAAGTCAAGATCTACAGCTTCCCGTCTTCGCAGACCACCAGCGGAGAAGTTGAGGAGTTCAG ATTCCCTCGCGCCGGTACACCCAACGCCAAGTCCTCGCTGAAGATGGTCACGTTCAGATTGCAGAAGGCGGCTCCCACCACAGTCCTGGACTATTATCAGGAGGGGGCTGCTGAACACT CTGGTGAATCAACAAATGGCTGTATGGAAGTGACGGATATCCGGTGGTATGAGTTACGCCAGCCGCTGAAGGAAACCTTCCCCTGGTTCGAGTACCTGGCCAGGGTCGGCTGGACACCTTGCGGACAGTA TGTCTGGGTGCAACTCCTAGACCGTAAGCAACAGCGATTGGAGCTGGTATTAATACCGCTGTCACAGTTCTGTACTCCGTCCCGATATGACACAGATGACGCGCCTACTGTGAGGCACGAGCCGGTGATTAGTGATCAG gCAATCCAAGACATCCAGATCTTAGTATCAGAAACGGCTCCAGACGCTTGGATCAACGTCCACGATATTCTATATTTTCTACCATCAAACGGCTTAGAAATGAACTTTATTTGGGCGAGCGAAGAAAGCGGACATTTACACCTATATTTAGTCACTTGTGCTCTAATACAGAAGAGTACTGCGCAGAATAGAT CCGTCATAGAAATGATAACGGAAGACGAGAGCAACGCCGTAGGACCGAACATGATCAGCAAAGAGCCAATCACGGCTGGCGAGTGGGAGGTCATGGCGAGAAAGATATGG GTAGACGTGGGTCGGCAGCTGGTATACTTCGTGGGTCTGCGCGAGACGCCGCTCGAGCGACATCTGTAcgccgcgccgctcgcgccgccGCGACCCCATGCGGTGACGTTGCTGACCAGCGTGGGGCATTCTTGTGCTGTCGATATTGATGAG GACTGCACAATGGCAGTGATAACATCTTCGAACATAAGCAGTGTGCCCGTAACGAGGGTATACAGGATCACCACGTCACCACCGCGCTTACTGGTGCAGGGCACCATCACTGATAGACCTCCTTCAG cAGAATCTCTGGAGATACGAAGTTTCAACGGTTCGTGGGACAGCCGGTCCGGTGACGGAGACGATACGGATAGCGAAACCGGATCCTTAATCAGAG AACGTTCACTCAGCATATCAGAGATCCCGGCGCCCACAATATACGAGACCCGTCTGTCTTGCGGCGCCACCGCGTACTGTACACTGTGGCGCTGCGGCCGCCCGGGGCGGAGCCCTACCGTGCTGCACGTGTACGGGGGCCCCGAGGTGCAGACTGTCACTAATAGTTATAAG GGTATCAGACAGCTTCGCATGCATATGCTGGCGGCGCGAGGGTTCAACGTGGTGGCGGTAGACTCGAGAGGGTCCAAGCACCGCGGACGAGCCTGGGAGGCTGCTATCAAAGGGAAGTTAGGACAGATCGAGTTGGATGATCAG GTGGAAGTTTTACAATGGTTGGCTAAAGAGACCGGTTGTATAGACATGGAGAGAGTCGCCATCCACGGTTGGAGTTACG GTGGCTACCTATCCCTGCTGGCGCTGGCGACGCGGCCGGCGGTGTTCCGCGTGTGCGTGGCGGGCGCGCCGGTGACGTGCTGGCGCCTGTACGACACCGCCTACACCGAGCGGTACATGGGCAGCCCCGCCCGCTCCCCGCACGCCTACACCCGCGCCTCCGTGCTGGCACACGCGCCCTTCTTCCCCGACCA GGAAGGTCGTCTGCTGATCATCCACGGCTTGGCGGACGAGAACGTCCACTTCTGTCACACGGCCGCGCTCACGGCCGAGCTCGTCCGCCTCGGGAAACCGCATCGAGTGCAG GTATACCCGGGAGAAAGGCACTCTCTCAGAGCGATGCACGCCGCCAAACATTACGAAGCTACCCTACTACACTTCTTACACGAAAATCTATAA